The following coding sequences lie in one Candidatus Neptunochlamydia sp. REUL1 genomic window:
- a CDS encoding C40 family peptidase, whose amino-acid sequence MTFFVTDKPTPVLNTPRFSEVYSGALPFDDQQLVRELEYIAFPKQTFKVVNEVKPNILHVTTSEYSSSASLFVDRRFGGIYAEEIPFFQHKIPSKEVLIERLLSKQGLPYVWGGNWSNGIPEWECFYPPPAQISKFERAHWSFMGLDCSGLLYEATGGLTPRNTKELMTYGAEIPLTEAQALDLILYPGHVIIILSPDEVIESCHWLGGVVVSSLKKRVDMIRSPLVVRRFFQMRQDIA is encoded by the coding sequence ATGACGTTTTTTGTCACAGACAAACCAACCCCAGTACTGAATACACCTCGTTTTAGCGAGGTTTATAGTGGAGCTCTCCCTTTTGATGATCAACAGCTTGTGAGAGAGCTAGAGTATATTGCATTTCCAAAGCAGACATTCAAAGTTGTGAATGAAGTTAAGCCAAATATTCTTCATGTGACAACGTCCGAATATTCATCAAGTGCTTCCCTTTTTGTAGATAGGCGTTTTGGAGGAATTTATGCTGAAGAAATTCCGTTTTTTCAACATAAGATACCCTCGAAAGAGGTCCTTATTGAGCGGCTTTTGTCAAAACAAGGCCTTCCCTATGTTTGGGGAGGAAATTGGTCCAATGGGATCCCTGAGTGGGAATGTTTTTACCCCCCTCCAGCTCAAATCAGTAAATTTGAACGTGCTCATTGGTCTTTTATGGGACTTGACTGTTCGGGACTACTTTATGAAGCCACGGGAGGATTAACACCTCGAAACACGAAAGAGCTGATGACATATGGAGCCGAGATTCCCCTTACTGAAGCGCAGGCTCTTGATCTGATTCTCTATCCGGGGCATGTGATAATTATCCTCAGCCCTGACGAGGTGATTGAAAGCTGCCATTGGCTTGGGGGAGTTGTTGTTTCTTCTCTTAAAAAGAGAGTGGATATGATCAGAAGTCCTCTAGTTGTCCGTCGCTTTTTTCAAATGCGTCAAGATATCGCTTAA
- a CDS encoding YjbH domain-containing protein: MFLIFSLFAEEELSLLFRDLNLVKEVNEEINDRLPYHYNYSLMGGYFSMPSARMNEVGTAAVGAAYVPPYRNYAATIQAIERLEFGVNYTTYIGVPDPAMGDLGFGDFTDRGANVKIAMLKKEDGFPYFPEISVGMEDFYGTKRFHAFYVVATKEFLDYNFEATVGWGKGRIKGWFGGFGWTPFRRSWIPGINRLSLLAEWDATDYENHFHEHPEGRGVKSRVNVGLTTTFLDALQLSVSSIRGEKVAASVSLNYNLGDTRGFFPKVDNPSIYRTPLDTEPLGYLRSERELSCELALAFAGQDLNIYRIYITTDKESGRSLWIKIINIRYREERDLKHRIESVLAALTPSNIDSVTVVIEADGIPTHEYRFHTVDLEKLREGVIGNFEFQTLSPMREPPPQPNSYEGSLLYHRSKGIWTFTVRPRLLTFFGSATGKFKYSAGIIGGPEGYLFDQLYYKIQGAYNIKSSISDVGDMDMLNPSQTLNVRSDSVKYFQANSVALEQAYIQRGFYINKGWYGRFSTGYFEPAYGGLAAEFLYYPVGSNWAIGVEAAGVLKRNYYGLGFTTKIRKFDGFNPEFAHFIGFQYFLDLYYEIKPLQIDLKVSFGKFLARDVGARFELGRYFPSGFRFSVWYAMTSAYDIVNWSRYRDKGIAFMIPLDFFLKKSSRTFVPYALSVWLRDTGARAATGKRLYPTLQKERESPPY; encoded by the coding sequence ATGTTCCTCATATTCTCTCTCTTTGCTGAAGAGGAGCTCTCTCTGCTGTTTAGAGACCTTAATCTAGTTAAGGAGGTCAATGAGGAAATTAATGACCGCCTCCCCTATCATTATAATTATTCCTTGATGGGAGGGTACTTTTCGATGCCTTCTGCCCGAATGAACGAAGTAGGGACTGCTGCGGTAGGAGCTGCTTACGTGCCCCCATATAGAAATTATGCTGCCACGATTCAAGCTATTGAACGTTTGGAGTTTGGGGTAAACTACACCACCTATATAGGGGTCCCGGACCCCGCCATGGGAGATCTGGGGTTTGGAGATTTTACGGATCGAGGTGCAAATGTTAAAATTGCCATGCTTAAGAAGGAAGATGGCTTTCCGTATTTTCCTGAAATTTCAGTGGGAATGGAAGATTTTTATGGAACCAAACGATTTCATGCTTTCTATGTTGTGGCAACAAAGGAATTTCTTGACTACAACTTTGAGGCAACTGTTGGTTGGGGAAAGGGGCGAATAAAAGGATGGTTTGGGGGCTTTGGATGGACGCCCTTTCGCAGAAGTTGGATCCCAGGAATCAATCGTCTCTCGCTTCTTGCTGAATGGGATGCAACTGATTATGAAAATCATTTTCACGAACATCCTGAAGGAAGAGGGGTGAAGTCTCGCGTTAATGTTGGGCTTACGACAACGTTTCTTGATGCATTGCAACTCAGTGTGAGTTCTATTCGAGGCGAAAAGGTGGCTGCTTCGGTGTCGCTTAATTACAACCTAGGGGACACAAGAGGGTTCTTTCCTAAAGTGGACAATCCTTCTATTTACCGGACCCCCCTTGATACAGAGCCGTTGGGATACCTCCGTTCGGAAAGAGAGCTTTCTTGTGAACTTGCTCTTGCTTTTGCAGGGCAAGACCTTAATATCTATCGGATTTACATCACTACTGACAAGGAATCTGGACGCTCTCTTTGGATTAAAATAATCAACATTCGGTACCGTGAAGAGCGGGATCTTAAACATCGGATCGAGTCAGTTTTAGCTGCACTAACACCCTCGAACATCGATTCAGTAACCGTTGTGATTGAGGCTGATGGGATTCCTACGCATGAATATCGATTCCATACGGTTGATCTAGAAAAATTAAGAGAAGGGGTGATTGGAAACTTTGAGTTTCAAACTCTATCGCCAATGCGAGAACCACCACCACAACCTAACTCATACGAAGGATCACTTCTGTATCATCGATCAAAAGGGATTTGGACCTTTACTGTCCGCCCTCGCCTTTTAACCTTTTTTGGAAGTGCAACAGGAAAGTTTAAATATAGTGCTGGTATTATTGGAGGGCCCGAGGGGTATCTCTTTGATCAACTTTACTATAAAATTCAGGGTGCCTACAACATCAAATCAAGCATTTCAGATGTGGGGGATATGGATATGCTTAATCCCTCTCAAACTCTCAACGTCCGATCCGATAGCGTGAAGTACTTTCAGGCAAACTCAGTTGCCCTAGAACAGGCTTATATCCAACGAGGATTTTACATTAATAAGGGGTGGTATGGGCGTTTTTCAACAGGATACTTTGAGCCTGCCTATGGAGGGCTTGCAGCAGAGTTTCTTTATTATCCCGTTGGATCAAATTGGGCGATTGGGGTTGAAGCTGCAGGAGTTCTTAAACGCAATTATTATGGCCTTGGGTTTACAACTAAGATCAGGAAGTTTGACGGGTTTAACCCTGAATTTGCCCACTTTATTGGGTTTCAATACTTTCTCGATCTATACTATGAAATCAAACCACTGCAAATCGATTTGAAGGTAAGTTTTGGAAAGTTTTTAGCTCGTGATGTTGGTGCGCGCTTCGAATTGGGACGCTACTTTCCTAGTGGATTCCGCTTTTCAGTTTGGTACGCAATGACAAGTGCCTACGATATCGTAAACTGGAGTCGCTATCGGGACAAAGGAATCGCATTTATGATCCCTCTGGACTTTTTTCTGAAGAAAAGCAGCAGAACCTTTGTTCCTTATGCCCTTTCGGTTTGGCTCCGCGATACCGGAGCAAGGGCTGCTACAGGGAAAAGACTCTATCCGACGCTGCAGAAAGAGAGAGAATCCCCTCCGTATTAA
- the rdgB gene encoding RdgB/HAM1 family non-canonical purine NTP pyrophosphatase has translation MEIVIASKNLHKIREIRAILKPEYPFDYLSLLDFPEYQPPEESGETFEENAFIKATHAANTLKRWVIADDSGLVVPALGNEPGVRSARYAGETASDKENRVKLVKALDPIPENERIGYYFCALAFASPDGIQVQVKGSCEGSLLLKARGSQGFGYDPLFLKYDYNKTFAEIDEETKNRISHRRKALDKLTPTLENLLKT, from the coding sequence ATGGAAATTGTTATTGCCTCTAAAAACCTCCACAAAATCCGTGAGATCCGGGCCATCTTAAAACCAGAGTATCCTTTTGATTATCTTTCACTGCTTGATTTTCCCGAATATCAGCCTCCTGAAGAATCTGGTGAAACATTTGAAGAAAATGCTTTTATCAAAGCAACACACGCTGCAAATACATTGAAGCGATGGGTTATTGCAGACGATTCTGGCCTTGTCGTTCCAGCTCTTGGAAATGAACCAGGAGTGCGCAGCGCCAGATATGCAGGAGAGACTGCCAGTGACAAAGAAAACCGAGTCAAATTAGTTAAAGCTCTTGACCCCATTCCAGAAAATGAGCGAATTGGATACTATTTTTGTGCTCTGGCTTTTGCCTCACCTGATGGCATTCAAGTGCAGGTTAAAGGATCTTGTGAGGGCTCCCTTCTCTTGAAAGCACGTGGTAGCCAAGGATTTGGGTACGATCCTCTCTTTCTAAAATATGACTACAACAAGACTTTTGCAGAAATAGACGAAGAAACCAAAAACCGAATCTCTCACCGCCGCAAAGCCTTGGACAAACTCACTCCCACTCTTGAAAACCTTTTGAAGACGTAA
- a CDS encoding 5-formyltetrahydrofolate cyclo-ligase has protein sequence MSCKAEVRKTFLDKRHDLSKERRKEANCMALETLSRKLKGFTKVLSFASMSEEIDLWPLNQELVKEKRLLLPRLTTATEISPFTVSSLDHLLLHPSWNVLEPDPALCSEVLLEKVSVVLVPGIAFDSHYGRLGYGKGHYDRFLAKLSCPFFGVGFKEQLTKAPLETEAHDIPLTELFLF, from the coding sequence ATGAGCTGTAAAGCCGAGGTAAGGAAAACTTTTCTCGATAAGCGGCACGATCTTTCAAAGGAAAGAAGAAAAGAGGCCAATTGCATGGCTCTTGAAACTCTTTCGAGGAAACTCAAGGGGTTTACGAAGGTTCTCTCCTTTGCCAGTATGTCTGAAGAAATAGATTTGTGGCCGCTTAATCAGGAGCTTGTTAAAGAAAAACGGCTTCTTCTTCCTCGCTTGACAACAGCGACTGAAATTTCCCCCTTTACAGTCTCTAGTCTTGATCATCTTCTGCTTCATCCTAGCTGGAATGTTCTGGAACCAGATCCTGCGCTTTGCTCGGAAGTCCTATTGGAAAAGGTTAGCGTTGTTCTTGTTCCTGGTATTGCTTTTGATAGTCATTATGGCCGCCTCGGCTATGGTAAGGGGCATTATGATCGTTTTCTCGCAAAGCTCTCTTGCCCTTTCTTTGGCGTAGGCTTTAAGGAACAGCTCACAAAAGCACCGCTCGAAACCGAGGCGCACGACATTCCTCTTACGGAACTCTTTTTATTTTAG
- the nqrA gene encoding NADH:ubiquinone reductase (Na(+)-transporting) subunit A — translation MKIKIKKGLDIPLPGQPKGEVRSIPFPNQLALDLSPFEATLFKLIKKEGESVRVGEPLAYDKKCPKRLFVSPASGVIKEIVRGVKRRLLSVVIETDQKQSSFEEKKETLFEAGLAPHIRVRPGLRIARPDQKPEAIFVKAIESAPFAPSPEIQLEGYEDFFREGIKELKKSAPVHLVCREGSGAFSNFDAQVHTASGPHPIGNHSIHIAAIHPITMNDQVIWTLNIVDVIAIGRWKIEGAYHTERVISVAGDSGGVYRTHAGTPLAGLIEGDRIISGDPLTGVEVGPEGYLGFYHHTICSLLEPKEKREFLHFLKLNRKGYTASKAYLFRRKTAALSTLMHGEERAFIDGAIYDRVMPLPIETMLLVKMLLTQEYEKGEALGLLGVHPEDFALPAYICPSKIEMTEIVKEGLKAYALQYLDD, via the coding sequence ATGAAGATCAAGATTAAAAAAGGTTTAGATATTCCCCTTCCTGGTCAGCCAAAAGGAGAGGTTCGGTCGATTCCTTTTCCTAATCAGCTGGCTCTTGACCTCAGCCCTTTTGAAGCAACTCTTTTCAAACTGATTAAAAAAGAGGGGGAGTCTGTCAGAGTTGGAGAGCCGCTTGCCTACGATAAAAAGTGCCCCAAGCGTCTTTTTGTCTCTCCTGCATCTGGGGTAATCAAAGAAATCGTTAGAGGGGTAAAGCGTCGGCTCCTTTCTGTTGTTATTGAAACTGATCAAAAGCAGAGCTCTTTTGAGGAAAAAAAAGAGACGTTATTCGAGGCAGGGCTTGCGCCACATATCCGAGTGCGCCCAGGGCTTCGCATTGCCCGTCCCGATCAAAAGCCTGAAGCAATCTTTGTAAAGGCAATTGAATCAGCTCCCTTTGCCCCATCGCCCGAGATCCAACTCGAAGGTTACGAAGATTTCTTTAGAGAAGGAATCAAAGAGCTTAAGAAGTCTGCTCCAGTTCACCTAGTTTGTAGAGAGGGGAGCGGTGCATTCTCCAACTTTGATGCACAGGTGCATACTGCCTCAGGTCCTCATCCTATCGGTAACCACTCGATTCACATTGCTGCGATCCATCCCATTACCATGAATGATCAAGTTATATGGACGCTCAACATTGTGGATGTCATTGCTATCGGCAGATGGAAAATCGAAGGGGCCTATCATACAGAGCGGGTCATAAGTGTTGCTGGAGACAGTGGAGGGGTTTACCGGACCCACGCAGGGACTCCTCTTGCGGGCCTTATAGAGGGGGACCGGATCATCTCAGGAGATCCACTTACAGGCGTAGAGGTGGGGCCAGAAGGTTACCTAGGTTTTTACCATCATACTATTTGCTCCCTTCTAGAGCCTAAAGAAAAGCGAGAGTTTTTGCATTTTTTAAAACTTAATCGCAAGGGATATACTGCTTCTAAAGCCTATTTATTTCGCCGGAAGACAGCAGCTCTTTCTACACTCATGCACGGAGAAGAAAGAGCTTTTATTGATGGAGCTATTTATGATCGTGTGATGCCCCTTCCTATAGAAACAATGCTGCTTGTAAAGATGCTTTTGACTCAGGAGTATGAAAAGGGAGAAGCTTTGGGTTTATTGGGTGTTCACCCAGAAGATTTTGCCCTTCCGGCTTACATTTGTCCCTCTAAAATTGAGATGACAGAGATCGTGAAGGAAGGGCTGAAAGCTTACGCTCTGCAATATCTTGACGATTAG
- a CDS encoding peptide ABC transporter substrate-binding protein, whose translation MKTFLRITILLPLIALSLLGCKRGGSSSAQATRGAHQQEITINITSEPQTLDPRKVRALNDANVIRMFMDGLTRTDKEGITTLAVAKKVDISPDQKTYTFTLRESHWSNGDQVTSHDFAYAWKKSLTPTFVAPNANLLYVIKNAKEANTGNLPLSLLGVETPDEKTLVVNLNHPTPYFLDLIAHPIYFPVNAKVDRSNSHWAEKETSYVGNGPFTLLEWKHHNTIVAEKNPRYWDHKVVNLSHVKMVMVSEDTGFKMFDAKDTSWDGSPYSAIPIDAIQTLKTAEQLRCTPALATSWIRINIEVPPFDSKKLRKAFALAIDRQAIVEHVLQGQQIPATGIVPKAMGLSDRPYFNDADIAAAQELFNEVLDEMGVSTSNFPEVVLTYGSGERAHSVVQALQSQWQTALGIRVRLEPVEKKVYFDRVSNKNYTLALGDWFADFGDPINFLEVFTANAGTNNTNWKSPSYGELLETSYQTSDKEERRQVLHKSEELIISEMPVIPLYHYTMLYIQDDNLKDVVLTTMGGLDFKWAHVDNE comes from the coding sequence ATGAAAACATTTTTACGAATTACGATTCTTCTGCCCCTAATCGCTCTATCCCTATTGGGATGCAAACGGGGAGGGAGCTCATCAGCCCAAGCTACGCGCGGTGCTCATCAGCAAGAAATTACGATCAATATTACATCAGAGCCCCAAACATTAGATCCCCGCAAGGTACGTGCACTTAATGACGCAAATGTCATTCGTATGTTTATGGACGGCCTGACACGCACCGACAAAGAAGGAATAACAACGCTTGCTGTCGCAAAAAAAGTAGACATTTCTCCCGATCAAAAGACGTATACCTTTACTCTAAGGGAAAGCCATTGGTCAAACGGAGACCAGGTCACTTCCCATGACTTCGCATATGCTTGGAAAAAGAGCCTGACGCCCACCTTTGTTGCTCCTAATGCAAACCTCCTTTACGTCATTAAAAATGCAAAAGAAGCAAATACAGGTAACCTGCCATTGAGCTTGCTAGGAGTTGAAACTCCTGATGAAAAAACACTCGTCGTCAATTTGAATCACCCAACACCCTATTTTTTAGACCTGATTGCTCATCCGATATACTTCCCCGTCAATGCCAAGGTCGACCGCTCAAACTCTCACTGGGCTGAAAAAGAAACCTCCTATGTCGGAAATGGTCCCTTCACCCTTCTTGAGTGGAAGCATCACAATACGATTGTTGCGGAAAAAAACCCCAGGTATTGGGACCACAAAGTTGTAAACCTTTCCCATGTAAAGATGGTAATGGTGAGCGAAGACACTGGCTTTAAAATGTTCGATGCAAAAGACACCAGCTGGGATGGATCGCCTTATTCTGCAATCCCCATTGATGCCATCCAAACCCTGAAGACAGCTGAACAACTCCGCTGCACTCCAGCATTAGCAACGAGCTGGATACGGATCAATATTGAAGTCCCACCTTTCGATTCAAAAAAACTTCGTAAGGCTTTTGCTTTAGCAATTGATCGACAAGCAATCGTTGAGCACGTACTTCAGGGACAGCAGATTCCTGCCACAGGGATTGTCCCCAAAGCAATGGGCCTCTCCGATCGCCCCTACTTCAATGATGCAGATATTGCTGCGGCCCAAGAACTCTTTAATGAAGTCTTAGATGAAATGGGCGTCTCAACAAGTAACTTTCCTGAAGTTGTTTTAACGTATGGTTCAGGAGAGCGAGCACATTCTGTTGTACAAGCTCTGCAGAGCCAATGGCAAACGGCACTTGGTATTCGAGTCCGATTAGAACCTGTTGAAAAGAAGGTCTACTTTGATCGAGTTTCTAATAAGAACTACACTCTTGCCTTAGGAGATTGGTTTGCTGACTTTGGCGATCCCATTAACTTCCTTGAAGTCTTCACAGCGAACGCTGGCACCAATAATACGAATTGGAAAAGCCCAAGCTACGGAGAGCTTTTGGAAACTTCTTATCAAACATCTGATAAGGAAGAGAGAAGACAAGTCCTTCACAAAAGTGAAGAGCTCATCATAAGCGAAATGCCAGTCATTCCACTTTACCACTATACGATGCTTTACATTCAAGACGACAATCTTAAAGATGTAGTCTTGACAACAATGGGTGGTCTCGACTTTAAGTGGGCACATGTGGATAACGAATAA
- a CDS encoding GreA/GreB family elongation factor encodes MSMSYLDQFQKHLKNHDYPSFLTLWEEYCMGDEIDGEELKRTLISVKNSELVTPFGRHVEKALHLWGTIKETDLGHEVIKLIFDLQTTDSPELANLAFEYLRQHNAEDPYFNDKIRLIGLREMKTFQGAISNYELLTHMKKGNFVFHTGGWGVGEIMDLSFLREQLSIEFDYVGGTKDLSFSNAFKTLLPISDEHFLALRFGNPDELEERLKKNPIEVIHVMLRDLGPSTAAEIKDELCELVIPAEEWARWWQTARAKIKKDTMVETPEDIRKPFKLRETEVTHEDRLQKALEKKPDAAALIQMVYSFLRDFPQIIKNEEFRKNLEDKLKEALSIAEISDAQELQLHFFMEDLSEVKSYAPTKELITRFTSPEDVIKDIQIVAFKKRALIEVRKLRKDWPIFFLNLLLMVDQNPLRDYILTELLKVKKEAEVKVKLQELLTFPTRYPQVLLWYVQKIMKSSTLPLSDQEGKNLFFEALLILLSSLEQSTGYRDLIKKILTFLTTQRYNNVRKIYKSASKEAVQEFLLLATKCQSFTEHDIKIFHSLAEVVHPSLAKLGEKYEIDAEDEGDVIWTTQEGYQKIKERIKEISTSETVDNAKEIEAARALGDLRENAEFKAALERRDRLQSELRTLSEQFNRARILSANEVTTNEVGVGVVVDCQSDEGENVSYTLLGPWEADPEKYILSVESKLAQSLMGKKPGDKVSLKGKTFTISHLRNYFETL; translated from the coding sequence ATGTCGATGAGTTATTTAGATCAATTTCAGAAACACCTAAAGAATCATGATTACCCTTCTTTTCTTACACTTTGGGAAGAGTATTGCATGGGAGATGAGATTGATGGAGAGGAGCTTAAGCGCACCCTCATAAGTGTAAAAAATTCTGAGCTGGTCACCCCTTTTGGACGCCATGTTGAAAAAGCTCTGCATCTTTGGGGAACAATCAAAGAAACTGATCTAGGGCATGAAGTCATCAAATTGATTTTCGATCTTCAAACAACAGACTCACCAGAACTTGCAAATCTTGCCTTTGAGTATCTTAGGCAGCATAACGCCGAGGATCCTTATTTCAATGATAAGATTCGACTTATTGGGCTGCGCGAAATGAAAACTTTTCAGGGTGCCATTAGTAATTATGAACTCTTAACACACATGAAGAAGGGAAATTTTGTATTCCACACTGGTGGGTGGGGAGTTGGGGAGATCATGGATCTTTCTTTTCTAAGGGAGCAGCTCTCAATTGAGTTTGATTACGTCGGAGGGACAAAAGACCTTTCATTTAGCAACGCATTTAAAACCCTCTTACCTATCTCTGATGAGCACTTCCTTGCGCTTCGCTTTGGGAATCCTGATGAGCTAGAGGAACGTTTAAAGAAAAATCCCATTGAGGTTATTCATGTTATGCTTCGTGATTTGGGTCCATCGACAGCAGCAGAAATTAAGGATGAGCTGTGTGAACTCGTGATCCCTGCAGAAGAGTGGGCACGTTGGTGGCAGACCGCTCGAGCTAAAATCAAAAAAGATACAATGGTTGAAACCCCCGAGGATATTCGGAAGCCCTTTAAGCTTCGAGAAACTGAAGTAACGCACGAAGATCGCCTTCAAAAAGCTTTGGAGAAAAAACCCGATGCTGCTGCTCTTATCCAAATGGTTTACTCTTTTCTTCGAGACTTTCCTCAAATAATCAAGAATGAGGAATTTCGAAAGAATTTAGAAGATAAACTTAAAGAAGCTTTGTCTATTGCAGAGATTTCTGACGCCCAGGAACTACAACTTCATTTTTTCATGGAAGACCTGAGTGAAGTAAAGTCCTACGCGCCAACAAAAGAACTGATTACGCGCTTTACATCTCCCGAAGATGTTATCAAAGATATTCAGATCGTCGCCTTTAAAAAACGGGCTCTCATAGAAGTTCGCAAACTACGCAAAGACTGGCCCATATTCTTTTTAAACCTTTTGTTGATGGTCGATCAAAACCCCTTAAGAGATTATATCTTGACCGAACTTCTAAAGGTAAAAAAAGAAGCTGAGGTTAAGGTGAAACTTCAGGAGCTTCTTACCTTCCCCACTCGCTACCCTCAAGTGCTCCTGTGGTACGTCCAGAAGATTATGAAAAGTTCCACTCTTCCCCTATCAGATCAGGAAGGGAAAAATCTCTTTTTTGAAGCTCTTTTGATTTTACTTAGCAGCTTGGAACAATCCACAGGATATCGCGACTTGATTAAAAAAATTCTGACATTTTTAACCACCCAGCGGTATAACAACGTTCGCAAAATCTACAAGAGTGCCTCAAAAGAAGCTGTTCAAGAGTTTCTCCTTCTGGCAACAAAATGTCAGAGCTTCACTGAACATGACATTAAAATCTTTCATTCTCTTGCTGAAGTCGTTCATCCTTCCCTTGCAAAACTTGGGGAAAAATATGAAATAGATGCAGAAGATGAGGGCGATGTCATCTGGACAACGCAAGAAGGCTACCAAAAAATCAAAGAGCGAATCAAGGAAATTTCTACTTCGGAAACAGTGGATAATGCTAAAGAAATTGAAGCAGCCCGTGCACTTGGTGATCTAAGGGAGAATGCTGAATTTAAAGCAGCCCTAGAAAGACGAGACCGCCTTCAGAGTGAACTTCGCACGCTTTCAGAACAATTTAACCGCGCACGAATCCTCTCAGCAAATGAGGTGACGACCAATGAGGTGGGTGTAGGTGTAGTGGTTGACTGTCAAAGTGATGAAGGAGAAAACGTGTCATATACTTTACTAGGCCCTTGGGAAGCAGACCCCGAAAAATACATCCTTTCTGTTGAATCAAAACTAGCACAAAGTCTTATGGGAAAAAAACCAGGTGATAAAGTATCCCTCAAAGGAAAAACATTTACAATCTCTCACTTGCGAAATTACTTCGAAACGCTCTAA
- a CDS encoding FKBP-type peptidyl-prolyl cis-trans isomerase, which translates to MIENGKQVAIEYSVFSDNNTQIDTNVGKDPLVFLFGSHQILPALEEALRGLEVGDSKKVTLNPDSAYGDINPHAYKKVEAKLIPEDLRFEGALLVVSDEQFGEMLIRVDSLDGEQVMLDFNHPLAGKTLKFNVKVLDIS; encoded by the coding sequence ATGATTGAAAATGGGAAGCAAGTAGCTATCGAGTATAGTGTGTTTTCAGACAACAACACACAGATCGATACCAACGTAGGGAAGGATCCTCTTGTGTTCCTTTTTGGATCACACCAGATTTTGCCTGCTCTTGAGGAAGCCTTAAGGGGGCTTGAAGTCGGAGATAGTAAGAAGGTCACTCTAAACCCAGACAGTGCTTACGGGGATATTAATCCTCACGCATATAAAAAGGTTGAAGCTAAGCTGATTCCCGAGGATCTCCGGTTTGAAGGAGCTCTCTTGGTTGTTTCTGATGAGCAATTTGGGGAAATGTTGATCCGTGTCGACAGTTTAGACGGAGAGCAGGTGATGCTAGACTTTAACCATCCTCTTGCAGGAAAGACACTAAAGTTCAATGTAAAGGTGCTTGACATCTCTTAA
- a CDS encoding NYN domain-containing protein, with the protein MRYLIDGYNLFFKLEKEILPLEEKREEFISLLDEEVGDLRLQVLLIFDSHRENAEDFASKRKLKNLEVSFSPKNLSADHYILELLEWDAKNTTLVTSDKKLAIEAKHHGAKIKSIDGFVRFILRRREKKNSAAKPELQETDANIKRYLDAFEKSDGQLEDF; encoded by the coding sequence TTGAGATATCTCATTGACGGTTACAATCTCTTTTTTAAGCTTGAAAAAGAGATTCTTCCTCTAGAAGAAAAACGGGAAGAGTTTATCTCTCTTCTTGATGAGGAAGTCGGAGACCTGAGACTCCAGGTCCTTCTTATTTTTGATAGCCACAGAGAAAATGCTGAAGATTTTGCTTCAAAACGAAAATTAAAAAACCTTGAAGTTTCTTTTTCTCCAAAAAACCTTTCAGCAGACCATTACATTTTAGAACTTCTTGAATGGGATGCAAAAAACACGACTCTTGTTACCTCAGACAAAAAACTCGCGATAGAAGCAAAACATCATGGAGCAAAAATAAAATCAATTGACGGTTTTGTTCGGTTCATTTTACGGAGACGTGAGAAAAAAAACTCTGCGGCTAAACCAGAACTGCAAGAAACCGACGCCAATATTAAGCGATATCTTGACGCATTTGAAAAAAGCGACGGACAACTAGAGGACTTCTGA